In one Acanthochromis polyacanthus isolate Apoly-LR-REF ecotype Palm Island chromosome 20, KAUST_Apoly_ChrSc, whole genome shotgun sequence genomic region, the following are encoded:
- the LOC127531321 gene encoding N(6)-adenine-specific methyltransferase METTL4-like isoform X2, with translation MSVLVHSNRGWFVDPRSLIDRGYSPCIRWRETQKCHVKCCFKRQCFQILKSYYNVSASAAVDGGNKEMLQKTEKPPKKRKRKHSELNQGEVDSQAFHEKVRSVILEGTRSLVDSVRSLGYLNEETDAVKEPLPSQECRLAALCEMAKELPLVDEEEQESCSQSLVAEDGCSSHADLFSRLTENRMDWAAVVTLMGEEYVIPPHTAFLLSDVTRIQPLVHLLKFELISSA, from the exons ATGTCTGTGCTGGTTCATAGCAACCGGGGCTGGTTTGTGGATCCACGATCACTCATTGATCGGGGATATTCGCCATGCATCCGATGGAGAGAGACTCAAAAGTGTCACGTCAAGTGTTGTTTCAAAAGGCagtgttttcagattttaaaaagctATTATAATGTGTCTGCCAGTGCTGCTGTGGATGGAGGAAACAAGGAAATGttgcagaaaacagagaaaccaCCAAAG AAAAGGAAGCGAAAGCACAGCGAACTCAACCAGGGGGAAGTTGATTCACAGGCCTTCCATGAGAAG GTCAGGTCTGTTATTCTGGAAGGAACCAGGTCCTTGGTGGATTCTGTCCGATCTCTCGGATATCTGAACGAAGAGACAGACGCAGTGAAAGAGCCTCTTCCTTCCCAGGAGTGCCGCCTCGCTGCTCTTTGTGAAATGGCTAAAGAGCTTCCTCTAGTGGAcgaagaggagcaggagagcTGCTCTCAGTCACTTGTTGCTGAGGACGGCTGCTCATCACACGCCGACTTGTTCTCTCGGCTCACAGAGAACAGGATGGACTGGGCTGCAGTGGTCACTCTGATGGGAGAGGAATACGTGATACCACCTCACACAGCTTTCCTGCTTTCGGACGTCACAAGAATACAGCCACTAGTCCACT tGTTGAAATTTGAGCTGATATCAAGTGCGTGA
- the LOC127531321 gene encoding N(6)-adenine-specific methyltransferase METTL4-like isoform X1: MSVLVHSNRGWFVDPRSLIDRGYSPCIRWRETQKCHVKCCFKRQCFQILKSYYNVSASAAVDGGNKEMLQKTEKPPKKRKRKHSELNQGEVDSQAFHEKVRSVILEGTRSLVDSVRSLGYLNEETDAVKEPLPSQECRLAALCEMAKELPLVDEEEQESCSQSLVAEDGCSSHADLFSRLTENRMDWAAVVTLMGEEYVIPPHTAFLLSDVTRIQPLVHCECSAGKMLYILSKGSLMN; the protein is encoded by the exons ATGTCTGTGCTGGTTCATAGCAACCGGGGCTGGTTTGTGGATCCACGATCACTCATTGATCGGGGATATTCGCCATGCATCCGATGGAGAGAGACTCAAAAGTGTCACGTCAAGTGTTGTTTCAAAAGGCagtgttttcagattttaaaaagctATTATAATGTGTCTGCCAGTGCTGCTGTGGATGGAGGAAACAAGGAAATGttgcagaaaacagagaaaccaCCAAAG AAAAGGAAGCGAAAGCACAGCGAACTCAACCAGGGGGAAGTTGATTCACAGGCCTTCCATGAGAAG GTCAGGTCTGTTATTCTGGAAGGAACCAGGTCCTTGGTGGATTCTGTCCGATCTCTCGGATATCTGAACGAAGAGACAGACGCAGTGAAAGAGCCTCTTCCTTCCCAGGAGTGCCGCCTCGCTGCTCTTTGTGAAATGGCTAAAGAGCTTCCTCTAGTGGAcgaagaggagcaggagagcTGCTCTCAGTCACTTGTTGCTGAGGACGGCTGCTCATCACACGCCGACTTGTTCTCTCGGCTCACAGAGAACAGGATGGACTGGGCTGCAGTGGTCACTCTGATGGGAGAGGAATACGTGATACCACCTCACACAGCTTTCCTGCTTTCGGACGTCACAAGAATACAGCCACTAGTCCACTGTGAGTGCAGTgctggaaaaatgctgtatatTTTAAGCAAAGGGAGTTTAATGAACTGA